Proteins encoded within one genomic window of Deltaproteobacteria bacterium GWC2_65_14:
- a CDS encoding uroporphyrinogen decarboxylase, which yields MVEYRFLKACRREPVDVTPVWIMRQAGRYLPEYQKIRGKTSFLDLCKTPELAAEVTVQPIDRLGVDAAILFSDILVPVEAMGVPLEFHEGKGPLLGKAIRGQADVDSLAVPDPADTVPFVMETIRILRKTFEGRVPLIGFSGLPLTLASYIVEGGTSRNFIKLKTLMYQAPEVFRSLMEKIARTVVLYLNAQIEAGAQAIQLFDTWAGILTPGDYEEYALPYTRMVVEGLRRDGVPLIHFANDCSTLLPLIRTLPVDVIAVDWRIPLDVASGVVGQGVAIQGNMDPTMLFHPPAKIAECVRDVLRRGEKTASHIFNLGHGILPPTNPDHAVAMVEAVHRYGKKA from the coding sequence ATGGTGGAGTACCGGTTCCTGAAGGCGTGCCGGCGCGAGCCGGTCGACGTGACCCCGGTCTGGATCATGCGGCAGGCGGGCAGGTATCTCCCGGAATACCAGAAGATCCGGGGAAAGACCTCCTTCCTCGACCTGTGCAAGACCCCCGAGCTGGCCGCGGAGGTGACGGTCCAGCCGATCGACCGGCTGGGAGTGGACGCCGCGATCCTCTTCTCGGACATCCTGGTCCCGGTGGAGGCGATGGGGGTCCCGCTGGAGTTCCACGAGGGGAAGGGGCCGCTTTTGGGGAAGGCGATCCGGGGCCAGGCGGACGTCGACTCGCTCGCCGTCCCCGACCCGGCCGACACGGTCCCCTTCGTGATGGAGACGATCAGGATCCTGCGGAAGACCTTCGAGGGGCGGGTGCCGCTGATCGGCTTCTCCGGCCTTCCCCTGACGCTGGCCTCCTACATCGTGGAAGGGGGGACCTCCCGCAATTTCATCAAGCTCAAGACGCTGATGTACCAGGCGCCGGAGGTCTTCCGGTCGCTCATGGAGAAGATCGCCAGAACGGTCGTCCTCTACCTGAACGCGCAGATCGAGGCCGGCGCGCAGGCGATCCAGCTCTTCGACACCTGGGCGGGGATCCTCACCCCCGGCGACTACGAGGAGTACGCCCTCCCCTACACCCGGATGGTGGTGGAAGGGCTCCGGAGAGACGGCGTCCCCCTCATCCACTTCGCGAACGACTGCTCGACGCTGCTTCCGCTGATCCGGACCCTTCCGGTGGACGTGATCGCGGTCGACTGGAGGATTCCGCTGGATGTGGCCAGCGGCGTGGTGGGACAAGGCGTGGCGATCCAGGGGAACATGGACCCGACGATGCTCTTCCACCCGCCGGCGAAGATCGCCGAGTGCGTTCGCGACGTCCTGCGCAGGGGGGAGAAGACGGCCTCCCACATCTTCAACCTGGGGCACGGGATCCTTCCGCCGACCAACCCCGACCACGCGGTCGCGATGGTGGAAGCGGTGCACCGCTACGGAAAGAAAGCGTAG
- a CDS encoding radical SAM/SPASM domain-containing protein, with translation MAKEEFIPKWLAWEVTGRCNLNCIHCRASSSMTSHDTDFTTEEAKQLIDDITSFCSPVLVLSGGEPLLRPDLFEIASYGTAKGLRMCIATNGTLVTDAVCAKMKESGIKIVSLSLDGSTAAVHDDFRKQPGAFEATLRAAETFHRNGIKFIVNSSFAKRNQHDIPQTYRLAKKIGAHAWYMFMIVPTGRGQEILDELISKEDYEEILEWHYQMEKNEPDMLVRPTCAPHYYRVVMQKAKEEGHTFERRSLTFSTGGGKGCICAQAIAFIDSKGNVQPCSYFPVVAGNVKKQHFREIWYHSELFESLRAFEKYKGRCGECEYINVCGGCRARADAVLEDYLQEEPFCDYVPIRTRKRLEAAVQVGKTAKK, from the coding sequence GTGGCCAAGGAAGAATTCATCCCGAAATGGCTCGCCTGGGAAGTCACCGGGCGCTGCAACCTGAACTGCATCCACTGCCGGGCGTCGTCGTCGATGACCTCCCACGACACCGACTTCACGACGGAAGAGGCGAAACAGCTGATCGACGACATCACCTCCTTCTGCAGCCCGGTCCTGGTGCTCTCCGGCGGGGAGCCGCTGCTGCGTCCCGACCTCTTCGAGATCGCCTCGTACGGCACCGCCAAGGGCTTGCGGATGTGCATCGCCACGAACGGGACGCTGGTGACCGACGCGGTCTGCGCGAAGATGAAGGAGAGCGGGATCAAGATCGTCTCCCTGTCGCTGGACGGCTCCACCGCGGCGGTCCACGACGACTTCCGGAAGCAGCCGGGGGCCTTCGAGGCGACCCTGCGCGCCGCCGAGACCTTTCACCGCAACGGGATCAAGTTCATCGTGAACTCCTCCTTCGCAAAGCGGAACCAGCACGACATCCCGCAGACCTACCGGCTCGCCAAGAAGATCGGCGCCCACGCCTGGTACATGTTTATGATCGTCCCCACCGGCCGGGGGCAGGAGATCCTGGACGAGCTGATCAGCAAGGAGGACTACGAGGAGATCCTCGAGTGGCACTACCAGATGGAGAAGAACGAGCCGGACATGCTGGTCCGACCCACCTGCGCCCCCCACTACTACCGGGTAGTGATGCAAAAAGCGAAGGAGGAGGGGCACACGTTCGAGCGGCGGTCGCTCACCTTCTCCACCGGCGGCGGGAAGGGCTGCATCTGCGCGCAGGCGATCGCCTTCATCGACTCGAAGGGGAACGTCCAGCCCTGCTCCTACTTCCCGGTGGTCGCCGGGAACGTCAAGAAGCAGCACTTCCGGGAAATCTGGTACCATTCGGAGCTGTTCGAGTCGCTGCGGGCCTTCGAGAAGTACAAGGGGCGCTGCGGCGAGTGCGAGTACATCAACGTCTGCGGCGGATGCCGCGCCCGGGCCGACGCCGTCCTGGAGGACTATCTCCAGGAGGAGCCGTTCTGCGACTACGTACCGATCCGGACGCGGAAGCGCCTGGAGGCGGCGGTCCAGGTCGGGAAGACCGCCAAGAAATAA
- a CDS encoding magnesium and cobalt transport protein CorA: MARKRRRKRSQLPGTLPGTLTAHIEADSAPVRITAFLYGPDRCEERVLRPEEIPLLSVPEKGVLWVDVWGLADPGVIKALGDRFGFHPLALEDVLNIPQRPKVERYGDHLLVVLREIQYPEEPEQFSLFLADRLVVTFQERHGDPFDPLREGIRNGKGRVRSLGADYLAYSLCDAVLDAYFPVLERLGDLVEELQERVMADPVPETLREIREAKRKLIEVRRAAWPARDAMNELIREESGLILPETKVFLRDCYDHAVQLMDMVETYREMAASLFDEYLSAVSHRMNETMKVLTIIATIFIPLSFIAGLYGMNFDPQASPFNMPELSWRYGYPAVLLLMAGGAGGMLYWFRRKKWF; this comes from the coding sequence ATGGCTCGCAAGCGGAGGAGGAAGCGGTCGCAGCTTCCGGGGACCCTCCCCGGGACCCTCACGGCACATATCGAGGCCGACTCGGCCCCGGTACGGATCACGGCCTTCCTGTACGGCCCCGACCGGTGCGAGGAGCGGGTCCTTCGCCCGGAGGAGATCCCCTTGCTCTCCGTCCCCGAGAAGGGGGTCCTCTGGGTCGACGTATGGGGGCTGGCCGACCCCGGGGTCATCAAGGCGCTCGGGGACCGGTTCGGCTTCCACCCGCTTGCCCTCGAGGATGTCCTGAACATCCCCCAGCGCCCCAAGGTGGAGCGGTACGGCGACCACCTCCTCGTCGTACTGCGCGAGATCCAGTACCCCGAGGAGCCGGAGCAGTTCTCTCTCTTCCTCGCCGACCGGCTCGTGGTGACCTTCCAGGAGCGGCATGGAGACCCCTTCGACCCGCTTCGGGAGGGGATCCGGAACGGCAAGGGGAGGGTCCGCTCCCTCGGCGCCGATTACCTCGCCTACTCCCTCTGCGACGCCGTCCTGGACGCCTATTTCCCCGTTCTCGAGAGACTGGGCGACCTGGTGGAGGAGCTGCAGGAGCGGGTGATGGCCGACCCGGTCCCGGAGACGCTCCGGGAGATCCGGGAGGCGAAGCGGAAGCTGATCGAGGTGCGCCGCGCGGCCTGGCCGGCCCGGGACGCGATGAACGAGCTGATCCGGGAGGAGTCCGGCCTGATCCTCCCCGAGACGAAGGTCTTCCTGCGGGACTGCTACGACCACGCGGTTCAGCTGATGGACATGGTGGAGACCTACCGGGAGATGGCCGCCAGCCTGTTCGACGAGTACCTGTCGGCCGTCTCCCACCGGATGAACGAGACGATGAAGGTGCTGACCATCATCGCCACGATCTTCATCCCGCTTTCCTTCATCGCCGGGCTCTACGGGATGAACTTCGACCCGCAGGCCTCCCCCTTCAACATGCCGGAGCTTTCCTGGCGCTACGGGTACCCGGCGGTCCTGCTGCTGATGGCCGGCGGCGCGGGGGGGATGCTCTACTGGTTCCGGAGGAAGAAGTGGTTCTGA